Proteins from a genomic interval of Haemorhous mexicanus isolate bHaeMex1 chromosome Z, bHaeMex1.pri, whole genome shotgun sequence:
- the TNFAIP8 gene encoding tumor necrosis factor alpha-induced protein 8 isoform X1, with protein MSSEADEPKEVATDVFNSKSLAIQAQKKILGKMVSKSIATTLIDDTSSDVLDELYRVTKEYTQNKKEAEKIIKNLIKIVLKLAILYRNNQFNQDEIALMEKFKKKVHQLAKTVVSFHQVDYTFDRNFLSKLLNECRELLHEIIQRHLTAKSHGRVNNVFDHFSDCEFLAALYNPFGPYKIHLQKLCDGVNKMLDEGNI; from the exons ATGAGTTCGGAAGCCGATGAGCCCAAGGAAG TGGCCACAGATGTCTTCAACTCCAAAAGCCTGGCCATTCAGGCCCAGAAGAAGATCCTTGGAAAAATGGTGTCCAAATCAATAGCAACTACTTTGATCGATGATACAAGCAGCGATGTTTTAGATGAGCTTTACAGAGTAACAAAGGAatatacacaaaataaaaaagaagcagagaagaTCATCAAAAACCTCATTAAAATAGTCCTCAAATTGGCAATTCTCTACAGGAACAACCAATTTAATCAGGATGAAATAGCACTGATGGAGAAATTCAAGAAGAAGGTTCATCAGCTGGCTAAGACCGTGGTCAGTTTCCATCAGGTGGATTATACCTTTGACAGGAACTTTCTGTCAAAACTCTTGAATGAATGTAGAGAGCTGCTCCATGAAATCATTCAGCGTCACCTAACAGCGAAGTCACACGGACGCGTCAACAATGTGTTTGATCACTTCTCTGATTGTGAATTTTTGGCTGCCTTGTACAATCCCTTTGGACCTTATAAAATCCATTTGCAGAAACTTTGTGATGGGGTCAACAAAATGCTAGATGAGGGGAACATATAA
- the TNFAIP8 gene encoding tumor necrosis factor alpha-induced protein 8 isoform X2 — MLIMLVEHVATDVFNSKSLAIQAQKKILGKMVSKSIATTLIDDTSSDVLDELYRVTKEYTQNKKEAEKIIKNLIKIVLKLAILYRNNQFNQDEIALMEKFKKKVHQLAKTVVSFHQVDYTFDRNFLSKLLNECRELLHEIIQRHLTAKSHGRVNNVFDHFSDCEFLAALYNPFGPYKIHLQKLCDGVNKMLDEGNI, encoded by the exons ATGCTAATAATGCTGGTAGAACATG TGGCCACAGATGTCTTCAACTCCAAAAGCCTGGCCATTCAGGCCCAGAAGAAGATCCTTGGAAAAATGGTGTCCAAATCAATAGCAACTACTTTGATCGATGATACAAGCAGCGATGTTTTAGATGAGCTTTACAGAGTAACAAAGGAatatacacaaaataaaaaagaagcagagaagaTCATCAAAAACCTCATTAAAATAGTCCTCAAATTGGCAATTCTCTACAGGAACAACCAATTTAATCAGGATGAAATAGCACTGATGGAGAAATTCAAGAAGAAGGTTCATCAGCTGGCTAAGACCGTGGTCAGTTTCCATCAGGTGGATTATACCTTTGACAGGAACTTTCTGTCAAAACTCTTGAATGAATGTAGAGAGCTGCTCCATGAAATCATTCAGCGTCACCTAACAGCGAAGTCACACGGACGCGTCAACAATGTGTTTGATCACTTCTCTGATTGTGAATTTTTGGCTGCCTTGTACAATCCCTTTGGACCTTATAAAATCCATTTGCAGAAACTTTGTGATGGGGTCAACAAAATGCTAGATGAGGGGAACATATAA
- the TNFAIP8 gene encoding tumor necrosis factor alpha-induced protein 8 isoform X4, which produces MATDVFNSKSLAIQAQKKILGKMVSKSIATTLIDDTSSDVLDELYRVTKEYTQNKKEAEKIIKNLIKIVLKLAILYRNNQFNQDEIALMEKFKKKVHQLAKTVVSFHQVDYTFDRNFLSKLLNECRELLHEIIQRHLTAKSHGRVNNVFDHFSDCEFLAALYNPFGPYKIHLQKLCDGVNKMLDEGNI; this is translated from the exons A TGGCCACAGATGTCTTCAACTCCAAAAGCCTGGCCATTCAGGCCCAGAAGAAGATCCTTGGAAAAATGGTGTCCAAATCAATAGCAACTACTTTGATCGATGATACAAGCAGCGATGTTTTAGATGAGCTTTACAGAGTAACAAAGGAatatacacaaaataaaaaagaagcagagaagaTCATCAAAAACCTCATTAAAATAGTCCTCAAATTGGCAATTCTCTACAGGAACAACCAATTTAATCAGGATGAAATAGCACTGATGGAGAAATTCAAGAAGAAGGTTCATCAGCTGGCTAAGACCGTGGTCAGTTTCCATCAGGTGGATTATACCTTTGACAGGAACTTTCTGTCAAAACTCTTGAATGAATGTAGAGAGCTGCTCCATGAAATCATTCAGCGTCACCTAACAGCGAAGTCACACGGACGCGTCAACAATGTGTTTGATCACTTCTCTGATTGTGAATTTTTGGCTGCCTTGTACAATCCCTTTGGACCTTATAAAATCCATTTGCAGAAACTTTGTGATGGGGTCAACAAAATGCTAGATGAGGGGAACATATAA
- the TNFAIP8 gene encoding tumor necrosis factor alpha-induced protein 8 isoform X3, with translation MATDVFNSKSLAIQAQKKILGKMVSKSIATTLIDDTSSDVLDELYRVTKEYTQNKKEAEKIIKNLIKIVLKLAILYRNNQFNQDEIALMEKFKKKVHQLAKTVVSFHQVDYTFDRNFLSKLLNECRELLHEIIQRHLTAKSHGRVNNVFDHFSDCEFLAALYNPFGPYKIHLQKLCDGVNKMLDEGNI, from the coding sequence TGGCCACAGATGTCTTCAACTCCAAAAGCCTGGCCATTCAGGCCCAGAAGAAGATCCTTGGAAAAATGGTGTCCAAATCAATAGCAACTACTTTGATCGATGATACAAGCAGCGATGTTTTAGATGAGCTTTACAGAGTAACAAAGGAatatacacaaaataaaaaagaagcagagaagaTCATCAAAAACCTCATTAAAATAGTCCTCAAATTGGCAATTCTCTACAGGAACAACCAATTTAATCAGGATGAAATAGCACTGATGGAGAAATTCAAGAAGAAGGTTCATCAGCTGGCTAAGACCGTGGTCAGTTTCCATCAGGTGGATTATACCTTTGACAGGAACTTTCTGTCAAAACTCTTGAATGAATGTAGAGAGCTGCTCCATGAAATCATTCAGCGTCACCTAACAGCGAAGTCACACGGACGCGTCAACAATGTGTTTGATCACTTCTCTGATTGTGAATTTTTGGCTGCCTTGTACAATCCCTTTGGACCTTATAAAATCCATTTGCAGAAACTTTGTGATGGGGTCAACAAAATGCTAGATGAGGGGAACATATAA
- the TNFAIP8 gene encoding tumor necrosis factor alpha-induced protein 8 isoform X5 — translation MVSKSIATTLIDDTSSDVLDELYRVTKEYTQNKKEAEKIIKNLIKIVLKLAILYRNNQFNQDEIALMEKFKKKVHQLAKTVVSFHQVDYTFDRNFLSKLLNECRELLHEIIQRHLTAKSHGRVNNVFDHFSDCEFLAALYNPFGPYKIHLQKLCDGVNKMLDEGNI, via the coding sequence ATGGTGTCCAAATCAATAGCAACTACTTTGATCGATGATACAAGCAGCGATGTTTTAGATGAGCTTTACAGAGTAACAAAGGAatatacacaaaataaaaaagaagcagagaagaTCATCAAAAACCTCATTAAAATAGTCCTCAAATTGGCAATTCTCTACAGGAACAACCAATTTAATCAGGATGAAATAGCACTGATGGAGAAATTCAAGAAGAAGGTTCATCAGCTGGCTAAGACCGTGGTCAGTTTCCATCAGGTGGATTATACCTTTGACAGGAACTTTCTGTCAAAACTCTTGAATGAATGTAGAGAGCTGCTCCATGAAATCATTCAGCGTCACCTAACAGCGAAGTCACACGGACGCGTCAACAATGTGTTTGATCACTTCTCTGATTGTGAATTTTTGGCTGCCTTGTACAATCCCTTTGGACCTTATAAAATCCATTTGCAGAAACTTTGTGATGGGGTCAACAAAATGCTAGATGAGGGGAACATATAA